The following are encoded together in the Bacillus sp. V2I10 genome:
- a CDS encoding acireductone dioxygenase: MAKLRFHDNQERIDNQEEVTQYLESQGVPCERWEINKIPARLREKYDLTEEEKAEIFAVFRNEIDDLAKRRGYRLDNILSLSSATLDLDQLLQRMGQEHHHKQYAAHFMVSGHGIFTIQVPNGRYVDVEKEAGDFFCVPEGYRHYFALMADRQMVAIQSSIGEAIYEKDESGVQPRYV; encoded by the coding sequence ATGGCAAAATTACGTTTTCACGATAATCAAGAACGCATCGATAATCAAGAGGAAGTAACACAATACTTAGAGAGTCAGGGTGTGCCTTGTGAGCGTTGGGAGATTAATAAGATTCCCGCACGATTACGGGAAAAATATGATTTAACGGAGGAGGAGAAGGCAGAGATTTTTGCCGTGTTTCGTAATGAAATTGACGATTTAGCCAAACGTCGCGGTTATCGCCTCGATAACATCCTCTCGCTCTCTTCTGCAACGCTCGATCTAGATCAATTATTGCAGAGAATGGGACAGGAGCACCATCACAAACAGTATGCAGCACACTTTATGGTCAGCGGTCACGGTATTTTTACCATTCAAGTACCTAACGGCCGTTACGTGGATGTAGAGAAGGAAGCAGGTGATTTTTTCTGTGTGCCAGAAGGTTACCGCCATTATTTTGCCTTGATGGCCGATCGCCAAATGGTCGCTATTCAGAGTAGCATTGGAGAAGCGATCTATGAAAAGGATGAGAGTGGGGTTCAGCCGAGATACGTGTAA
- a CDS encoding NAD(P)/FAD-dependent oxidoreductase — protein MNVFDCIVIGGGPSGLSASLTLGRARRKIALFDDGTNRNRVTQESHGFITRDGIKPQEFKEIGLKELENYPTVSYSNTTITEIIKDIGNERFIVTATEGQEFAAEKIILATGIQEVFSIQSVRNYYGKSLFSCPYCDGWELRDKPLIVMAEKEEHSLHMAKLIYNWSEDLVVITNGVELSKEGVQELQKHNIIIKSEPVKNLIGNDGYLQKIEFVSGETIIRSGGFVVPSFYRPNLFAEKLGCEVQENGTVVTDGAGRTTHKNIYIAGETEKSGPSSLMISAAEGNKAAVSVNTDLTMERF, from the coding sequence ATGAATGTTTTTGATTGTATCGTTATAGGTGGAGGTCCATCTGGATTAAGTGCTAGTTTAACTTTAGGGAGGGCTAGGAGAAAAATTGCATTATTTGACGATGGAACGAACAGGAATAGAGTCACACAAGAGTCACATGGATTTATTACTCGAGATGGGATAAAACCACAAGAGTTTAAAGAAATAGGGTTAAAAGAGTTGGAGAATTATCCAACCGTATCATATTCTAATACAACAATTACTGAAATTATCAAAGATATTGGCAATGAAAGATTTATTGTTACAGCAACAGAGGGTCAGGAATTTGCTGCAGAAAAGATTATATTAGCCACTGGTATTCAAGAGGTATTTTCTATTCAAAGTGTAAGAAATTATTATGGGAAAAGCCTTTTTAGCTGCCCGTATTGTGATGGCTGGGAGTTAAGGGATAAGCCATTAATTGTAATGGCAGAAAAAGAAGAGCATTCCCTGCATATGGCTAAATTAATTTATAACTGGTCAGAGGATTTAGTTGTCATAACAAATGGAGTTGAACTTTCTAAAGAAGGAGTTCAAGAGTTGCAAAAACACAATATCATAATAAAATCGGAGCCGGTAAAAAACTTAATAGGTAATGACGGTTATCTGCAAAAAATTGAATTTGTATCAGGAGAAACGATCATAAGATCAGGCGGGTTTGTTGTTCCATCTTTTTATCGTCCCAATCTATTTGCTGAGAAGCTTGGGTGTGAAGTTCAAGAAAATGGAACAGTTGTGACAGATGGTGCTGGTAGAACAACACACAAAAATATATATATTGCGGGAGAAACTGAAAAATCCGGACCTTCCTCATTAATGATTTCTGCTGCCGAAGGTAATAAAGCTGCAGTTTCCGTAAATACTGATCTAACTATGGAACGTTTTTGA
- a CDS encoding NAD(P)-dependent oxidoreductase, which yields MSQVSVIGLGPMGAALVRALLKNGKSVTVWNRTSANAEPLVREGAVLASSAASAIEASPVTIICVANYETSYRILDTKEVLPALAGRVLIQLSTGTPQQARDNEAWALERGAEYLDGAIAATPSQMGRPDTTIFTSGSDSAFQKSVPFLNDLAGNVPYLGEQVGSASAYDLAFLANLFGSMFGFIHAARILESEGLRVDSFGSMMADIAPIMGEINKHNGEVIQAGLFENPESSLNTCAVTGELFVQQAQEAQINAAFPAFAQGLLRKAQAAGYGNEEVGALIKVLREDV from the coding sequence ATGAGTCAAGTATCTGTTATCGGTTTGGGCCCTATGGGCGCGGCGCTCGTACGGGCACTGCTGAAGAACGGCAAGAGTGTCACGGTTTGGAACCGGACCAGCGCCAATGCGGAACCGCTGGTTCGTGAGGGTGCGGTTCTGGCCTCCAGTGCGGCGTCGGCAATCGAGGCGAGTCCCGTCACGATTATCTGCGTTGCCAACTACGAGACCTCGTATCGGATTCTGGATACGAAAGAAGTCCTTCCTGCGCTTGCCGGTCGCGTGTTGATTCAGCTAAGCACGGGCACGCCTCAACAGGCGAGAGATAACGAAGCGTGGGCCCTTGAACGAGGTGCGGAGTACCTGGATGGTGCGATCGCGGCTACGCCTAGTCAAATGGGAAGACCAGACACCACGATTTTCACATCGGGCTCCGATAGTGCGTTCCAGAAGAGTGTCCCTTTCCTGAACGACCTTGCTGGCAATGTGCCTTATCTCGGTGAGCAGGTGGGTTCAGCGTCAGCCTACGATTTGGCTTTCCTTGCCAACCTATTCGGTTCGATGTTCGGGTTCATTCATGCCGCACGCATTCTGGAATCGGAAGGCCTGCGTGTAGATTCCTTCGGATCAATGATGGCCGATATCGCTCCGATTATGGGCGAGATCAACAAGCACAACGGTGAGGTCATCCAAGCCGGATTGTTCGAGAATCCCGAAAGCTCACTGAATACCTGTGCTGTAACGGGGGAACTGTTCGTGCAGCAAGCCCAAGAAGCACAGATCAACGCAGCGTTCCCGGCATTCGCCCAAGGCCTCCTGAGAAAAGCACAGGCTGCGGGATACGGCAACGAAGAAGTTGGCGCTCTGATCAAAGTGCTGCGCGAGGACGTCTGA
- a CDS encoding GyrI-like domain-containing protein, whose amino-acid sequence MTNYTLQEKDSFTVLGFGTELKSDYTDYAGINKEKSDFWQAFSQDGRLDALKAIAINDYVFAVNEAVNNKMMHYAGVMTEASAPEEARVIQFPKGEYLVVKGEGKTAEELNNKLSGIAFGQVLPEAKNFAYVGGPNATVEMGQRNGLVFGEMWIPVVRK is encoded by the coding sequence ATGACAAATTATACTCTACAAGAAAAAGATAGCTTTACCGTTTTAGGTTTTGGAACTGAGCTTAAGAGCGATTACACAGACTATGCTGGCATAAACAAGGAAAAGTCAGACTTTTGGCAGGCATTCAGTCAAGATGGAAGGCTTGACGCTTTAAAAGCTATAGCCATCAATGACTACGTCTTTGCCGTGAACGAAGCAGTGAATAACAAGATGATGCATTATGCCGGCGTCATGACAGAGGCATCGGCACCAGAAGAAGCCAGAGTGATCCAATTTCCTAAGGGGGAATACCTAGTTGTGAAAGGGGAAGGCAAGACGGCTGAAGAATTGAATAATAAACTTTCCGGCATTGCCTTTGGTCAAGTTTTGCCAGAAGCAAAGAATTTTGCCTATGTTGGCGGGCCAAATGCAACGGTTGAGATGGGGCAGCGAAACGGCTTAGTTTTTGGTGAAATGTGGATTCCTGTTGTTAGGAAATAA
- a CDS encoding Rrf2 family transcriptional regulator: MKYSKATNYALHTMLHLALSNSAKPVGVQMLAEQQKVSPTYLSKILTKLVKEGMVTSASGANGGYSLTKGWESISFLDIIYAIEGKSSLFDCDFDHGSECSIQKVMLRSEEKMEEELRKQTIADLIVKRTTL; this comes from the coding sequence TTGAAGTATTCAAAAGCCACTAATTACGCTCTTCACACGATGTTACACTTAGCATTGTCAAATTCCGCAAAACCTGTTGGTGTACAGATGCTGGCAGAACAGCAAAAAGTATCACCTACTTATTTATCTAAGATCCTAACAAAGCTTGTTAAAGAAGGCATGGTTACTTCTGCTTCAGGAGCTAATGGCGGATACTCATTAACTAAGGGGTGGGAATCCATTTCTTTTCTCGATATTATTTATGCAATTGAAGGGAAGTCTTCTTTGTTTGATTGTGATTTTGATCATGGATCTGAATGCTCAATTCAAAAAGTCATGTTGAGATCAGAAGAAAAAATGGAAGAAGAACTAAGAAAACAAACAATCGCTGATTTGATTGTTAAAAGGACAACACTATAA
- a CDS encoding VOC family protein has protein sequence MEFHQHPHTYVGQVSIKVQDLNRALTFYQDVIGFKILDQTERHANLTADGKTVLLSLEQPENISAKQPRTTGLYHFALLLPNRSDLGRVLQHLVQISYPIGASDHYVSEALYLNDPDGNGIEIYADRAASEWTWQDGQVSMATEPLDAQSVLAEGKGEPWTVLPDETVMGHIHLHVSHLKDTEEFYGKGLGFEVVTRYGRQALFMSTGGYHHHIGLNTWAGEGAPAPSENSVGLKWFTLVFPDEEARTNAIQHLKQTGADVLEENGELITADPSGNRILLKI, from the coding sequence ATGGAGTTTCATCAGCATCCGCATACGTATGTAGGTCAAGTCAGCATTAAAGTTCAGGATTTAAACAGGGCATTAACGTTTTATCAGGATGTGATCGGTTTTAAGATTCTTGATCAAACTGAAAGGCATGCTAATTTGACAGCTGACGGCAAAACGGTTCTTCTGTCGCTTGAACAGCCGGAAAATATTTCAGCTAAACAGCCTAGAACAACAGGGCTTTATCATTTTGCTCTGCTGCTGCCAAACCGGTCAGACTTAGGCAGGGTCCTGCAGCATTTGGTTCAGATCAGCTATCCTATTGGGGCATCCGATCATTATGTGAGTGAAGCCCTTTATTTAAATGATCCGGACGGAAACGGAATTGAAATTTATGCAGACCGTGCAGCATCAGAGTGGACATGGCAGGATGGTCAGGTTTCCATGGCTACAGAACCGCTTGACGCTCAAAGTGTTCTGGCTGAAGGGAAGGGTGAACCTTGGACTGTTCTTCCTGATGAAACAGTAATGGGACATATCCATCTGCATGTATCTCATTTGAAAGATACAGAAGAATTTTATGGAAAAGGTCTGGGATTTGAGGTTGTCACCCGTTACGGCAGACAGGCTTTATTCATGTCAACAGGCGGCTATCATCACCATATCGGTTTAAACACATGGGCTGGAGAAGGTGCCCCTGCTCCGTCCGAAAACAGCGTCGGGTTAAAATGGTTTACACTTGTCTTTCCTGATGAAGAAGCAAGAACTAATGCTATTCAGCACTTGAAGCAGACAGGTGCGGACGTCTTGGAAGAAAACGGCGAGTTGATCACGGCAGACCCTTCCGGTAACCGAATTTTATTGAAAATTTAA
- a CDS encoding DinB family protein, with product MYLSVQSFISDYKNEAAVTQKLLGSLTDASLKQEVASGHRSLGDLAWHLVPSSGMLEPMGLKIQGPANSEPPAKAAEIAEQYRVAVQSLLEGVSDWDDEKMQETKEVFGFQWKNGMTLSLFVKHEIHHRGQLTVLMRQAGLPVTGAYGPSKEEWSDMGAPTS from the coding sequence ATGTATTTAAGTGTACAGAGCTTTATCAGTGACTACAAAAATGAAGCAGCCGTCACACAAAAATTGCTAGGTTCTTTAACAGATGCCTCATTAAAGCAAGAAGTTGCATCCGGACATCGGTCTCTTGGTGATCTGGCATGGCATTTAGTGCCGTCTTCAGGAATGCTTGAACCGATGGGGTTAAAAATTCAGGGACCTGCAAACAGCGAGCCTCCGGCTAAAGCAGCAGAGATTGCGGAGCAATACCGCGTGGCAGTTCAATCTCTTCTTGAGGGCGTAAGTGATTGGGATGATGAGAAGATGCAGGAAACAAAAGAAGTGTTTGGTTTTCAGTGGAAAAACGGGATGACCTTATCTCTATTCGTTAAACATGAAATCCACCATCGCGGACAGCTGACTGTTTTGATGCGTCAGGCAGGACTTCCAGTTACGGGCGCTTATGGGCCTTCAAAAGAAGAATGGTCTGATATGGGAGCTCCAACTTCTTAA
- a CDS encoding fatty acid desaturase produces MSKELQRNLRKQVAPYEKANTKDSIMQIINTIGPFMILWVLAYQSLSISYFLTLGLAVLASGFLTRIFIIFHDCCHHSFFKNRKANKIVGTITGVLTLFPYSQWQHDHSIHHATSSNLDKRGTGDIWVLTVDEYLAEPVWRRIAYRLYRNPLVMFGLGPTYVFLFKNRFNKKGAKTSEKMNTYLTNALIAAAAAALCFTIGWEAFLLVQGPIFLISGSMGVWLFYVQHTFEDSYFEEDENWDYVKAAVEGSSFYKLPKPLQWLTGNIGYHHVHHLSPRVPNYRLEEAHNNTAPLQNIPTITLATSLQSLKFRLWDESSKKFVGYKEIRALSKMRSSHQI; encoded by the coding sequence ATGAGCAAAGAATTGCAAAGAAACTTACGAAAACAAGTAGCTCCATATGAAAAAGCAAATACGAAAGACAGCATTATGCAGATCATCAATACGATAGGACCCTTTATGATCCTTTGGGTGCTTGCGTATCAGAGTCTGTCGATATCATACTTCCTGACACTTGGACTAGCTGTCCTGGCTTCTGGATTTTTAACAAGAATTTTCATTATTTTTCATGATTGCTGTCATCACTCGTTCTTTAAGAACCGTAAAGCAAATAAAATCGTTGGTACGATTACAGGTGTTTTAACGCTGTTTCCTTACAGCCAATGGCAGCATGACCATTCGATTCATCATGCAACCAGCAGTAATTTAGATAAGCGCGGAACAGGCGACATTTGGGTTCTCACAGTGGATGAATATCTGGCAGAGCCGGTGTGGCGCAGAATTGCCTACCGTCTATACCGAAATCCGCTTGTGATGTTCGGACTCGGACCAACCTACGTATTTCTTTTCAAGAACCGTTTTAATAAAAAAGGTGCAAAGACAAGTGAGAAAATGAACACTTATCTTACAAATGCATTAATTGCAGCAGCAGCGGCTGCTTTGTGTTTCACGATTGGATGGGAAGCCTTTCTTTTAGTACAAGGTCCGATTTTCTTAATCTCGGGATCAATGGGAGTATGGCTTTTCTACGTACAGCATACATTCGAGGATTCTTATTTTGAAGAAGATGAAAACTGGGATTATGTAAAAGCAGCTGTAGAAGGAAGTTCATTTTATAAGCTTCCAAAGCCGCTTCAATGGCTTACGGGCAACATCGGCTATCATCATGTTCATCACTTGAGCCCGAGGGTGCCGAACTACCGTCTTGAAGAAGCACACAACAACACAGCCCCTCTTCAAAACATTCCGACGATTACACTTGCAACAAGCTTGCAGTCACTTAAATTCCGTTTATGGGATGAAAGCAGCAAAAAGTTTGTCGGATATAAAGAAATAAGAGCTCTCTCAAAAATGAGAAGCAGTCATCAGATATAA
- a CDS encoding phage tail protein translates to MSYIVDFKSVSTVGLESSPVVEALSGLRANEARYFMNKYKHEFTVVPARESQETLDYVNRILKGERNIEFAAKPLETSRFQVENIKFAYVFYEDGLGVNVMYTVDDPKKRAVGFKLSEGMEVPKELEGKFKFARQKSKLAGTIRGSFFVIKGEY, encoded by the coding sequence ATGTCCTATATCGTTGATTTTAAAAGTGTGTCTACGGTTGGTTTAGAATCCTCACCTGTAGTAGAAGCGCTTTCTGGTTTACGTGCTAATGAAGCCCGTTACTTTATGAATAAATACAAGCATGAATTTACGGTTGTACCAGCTAGAGAAAGCCAGGAGACCCTTGATTATGTGAACCGAATTTTGAAAGGAGAACGTAATATTGAGTTTGCGGCCAAACCTTTAGAAACGTCGCGTTTTCAAGTGGAAAATATCAAATTTGCCTACGTCTTTTATGAGGACGGTCTTGGGGTCAACGTTATGTATACAGTTGATGACCCTAAGAAGCGGGCCGTTGGTTTTAAGCTTTCTGAGGGGATGGAGGTACCAAAGGAGTTAGAAGGGAAGTTTAAGTTTGCTAGACAAAAGTCTAAACTAGCTGGAACCATTCGGGGCTCGTTTTTTGTAATCAAAGGAGAATATTAA
- a CDS encoding bifunctional 2-polyprenyl-6-hydroxyphenol methylase/3-demethylubiquinol 3-O-methyltransferase UbiG, whose protein sequence is MEENLFKHQVWNSAWNNDPNTSLRIMQRLGQGNYQTEEFKKWAISYDKNSFSHEGRQRSNRILTWIENQVVSFKDLSVLDIGAASGVFSIPFAEKGANVTAIEPSPELSMMLEKNTMNYSVQVNVIQKPFEEISTDKHNQSYDLVFASMCPAMKDWEMVEKALSFAKKFCYISMMAGPKENHLMDELLPIIDLEPREIGSSDMAYLLQLLYVNGYSYQTLIEKQMKTMKIDLDSAVDKLTEWFIEYGIPAEEKLLRKSEEYLRETYEDEISVRMGGRFGKVLVHLED, encoded by the coding sequence ATGGAAGAGAATTTATTTAAACATCAAGTATGGAATTCTGCTTGGAATAATGATCCAAACACTTCTTTAAGAATTATGCAAAGACTGGGCCAGGGTAATTATCAAACAGAAGAGTTCAAAAAATGGGCGATATCATATGATAAAAATTCCTTTAGCCATGAAGGTAGACAACGTAGTAATAGAATCTTGACATGGATTGAAAATCAAGTTGTTTCCTTTAAGGATCTTTCTGTTTTAGACATTGGTGCAGCATCTGGTGTATTCAGTATCCCTTTTGCAGAAAAAGGAGCAAATGTTACTGCGATTGAACCTTCTCCTGAATTGTCTATGATGCTAGAAAAAAACACTATGAACTACTCAGTTCAAGTGAATGTTATACAAAAACCCTTTGAGGAAATATCAACAGATAAACATAATCAATCGTACGATCTTGTTTTTGCATCAATGTGCCCAGCTATGAAGGATTGGGAGATGGTGGAGAAAGCATTAAGTTTCGCCAAGAAATTTTGCTATATAAGCATGATGGCTGGTCCAAAAGAAAATCACTTAATGGATGAACTTTTACCGATTATAGATTTAGAACCAAGAGAAATAGGTTCCTCTGATATGGCATACCTTTTACAATTACTCTATGTTAACGGTTATTCTTATCAAACGTTAATTGAAAAACAGATGAAAACTATGAAAATAGATTTAGATAGCGCAGTAGATAAATTAACAGAGTGGTTTATTGAATATGGGATTCCAGCAGAAGAAAAGTTACTTAGAAAATCTGAAGAATATTTACGTGAAACTTATGAAGATGAAATCTCGGTTAGGATGGGGGGAAGGTTCGGAAAAGTTCTTGTTCATTTGGAAGATTAA
- a CDS encoding response regulator transcription factor: protein MIRIVIAEDQQMLLGALGSLLNLEDDMEVVGKAHNGEEAVALVKKFKPDVCITDIEMPGMNGLEAAEKLKAEGCKVIILTTFSRSGYFQRAVKAGVSAYLLKDSPSEELASSIRSVMEGRRIYAPELMDDVYSEENPLTEREKEVLELVADGMNTKEIAEELSIKAGTVRNYISTIFEKLEVKNRIEAISQSKEKGWFK, encoded by the coding sequence ATGATCCGAATCGTTATTGCAGAGGATCAGCAAATGCTTTTGGGCGCATTAGGATCACTGCTGAATTTGGAAGATGATATGGAAGTTGTAGGGAAGGCTCATAACGGGGAAGAGGCTGTGGCCCTTGTGAAAAAATTCAAGCCGGATGTTTGCATCACAGACATAGAAATGCCTGGAATGAATGGACTCGAAGCTGCCGAGAAGCTGAAGGCGGAAGGCTGTAAAGTGATTATTTTAACAACGTTCTCTCGCTCTGGATATTTTCAGAGAGCGGTAAAAGCAGGAGTTAGTGCCTATCTATTAAAGGACAGCCCAAGCGAGGAGCTTGCAAGCTCAATCCGCAGTGTAATGGAAGGCAGAAGAATTTACGCACCTGAACTCATGGATGATGTGTACAGTGAAGAAAACCCCTTAACGGAACGGGAAAAAGAAGTGCTGGAGCTTGTGGCAGACGGAATGAACACAAAAGAAATAGCCGAAGAACTTAGCATTAAAGCAGGAACAGTCCGGAATTATATCTCAACAATCTTTGAAAAGCTGGAAGTGAAAAATCGGATAGAGGCCATTTCCCAATCGAAGGAAAAGGGCTGGTTTAAATAA
- a CDS encoding sensor histidine kinase encodes MFKRYINNGISPYIWAVLSILPFYFILQSSSTAEIIVGISLTILFFIIFRFAFISKGWPVYVWTCLLIAISFTSMFLFTYIYFAFYIAYLIGNIRDRIAFLTLYIIHLVVTTVTINFSIILQEASFLEQLPFIIITCISVILLPFNIYNKKERGQLEEKLEDANKKISEFVKLEERQRIARDLHDTLGQKLSLIGLKSDLARKLIYKDPEKAREELKDVQATARTALNEVRKMVSQMRGIRLKEEMVRVKQILKAAEIEFVIEQDAALSNVSLLTENILSMCLKEAVNNVVRHSKAKTCYFGVEQTWDGIVMTVRDDGIGSITEGDFTKGNGLNGMKERLEFVNGNLEIHSEKGTTLTIKVPNDVKQKDKEDLI; translated from the coding sequence ATGTTTAAACGATATATTAATAACGGAATTTCTCCTTATATATGGGCCGTACTCAGCATTCTGCCATTTTATTTTATCCTACAATCATCCTCAACGGCTGAGATCATCGTTGGAATATCTTTGACCATTTTATTTTTTATTATTTTTCGGTTTGCATTTATTTCAAAGGGCTGGCCTGTTTATGTTTGGACGTGTCTATTAATAGCCATTTCTTTTACGTCGATGTTTTTATTTACTTACATTTACTTTGCGTTTTATATTGCTTATCTGATCGGAAATATAAGAGACCGCATCGCTTTTTTGACGCTTTACATCATCCATTTAGTTGTTACTACAGTTACCATTAACTTCAGTATTATTTTACAGGAAGCATCTTTTTTAGAGCAGCTCCCATTTATTATTATCACGTGCATCAGTGTCATTCTTCTTCCTTTTAATATCTATAATAAGAAGGAGAGAGGACAGCTTGAAGAAAAGCTTGAGGATGCCAACAAGAAAATCTCCGAGTTTGTAAAGCTTGAAGAGCGTCAGAGAATTGCCCGCGATCTGCATGATACGTTAGGACAAAAGCTTTCGCTTATAGGTCTGAAAAGTGATTTGGCCAGAAAATTAATTTATAAAGATCCTGAAAAAGCACGCGAAGAATTAAAAGATGTTCAGGCTACAGCAAGGACAGCCTTAAATGAAGTGAGAAAGATGGTCTCGCAAATGCGGGGCATCAGGCTTAAAGAGGAAATGGTCCGCGTAAAACAGATTTTAAAAGCGGCTGAAATTGAGTTTGTGATAGAACAGGATGCGGCACTTTCAAATGTTTCCCTGCTTACGGAAAATATATTGAGCATGTGTTTAAAAGAAGCGGTAAACAATGTTGTGAGGCACAGCAAGGCAAAAACCTGTTATTTCGGGGTTGAACAGACGTGGGACGGAATTGTGATGACGGTCCGTGATGATGGAATCGGAAGCATCACAGAGGGTGATTTTACAAAAGGCAACGGGCTGAACGGCATGAAAGAGCGCTTGGAATTTGTAAATGGAAATCTCGAGATTCACTCAGAAAAAGGAACCACGCTTACCATTAAAGTACCGAATGATGTAAAACAAAAGGATAAGGAGGATCTCATATGA
- a CDS encoding YafY family protein codes for MKKVERINIIMRYINNRSHFTISEIMREFNISRSTAIRDIREIEAMGMPLVAEVGRDGGYFVMHNSVLPDVRFTDNEVKALFIAFMATRNQQLPYLKSRQSLAEKLLGLISQNQQDDLVLLNQILLFAGTNPNNPDLLDLSDLPHPMLEKLIQILLLDRYILVTVEEEKIIKTYPIYLLHLYHEKSVWLIEGFDLKEEKKQIFPVDQLTYVKPYPAKKRLSKKKILEKLSEQEEVNNLVLELGPKAIAQFKKYHPLKSSISYTNPYQTTAILKTYINVNKPEELNEITNWLLFLGGDIKVREVPEEVLEVIQERLCLYRLSLFSR; via the coding sequence ATGAAAAAAGTTGAACGGATTAATATCATCATGCGGTATATCAACAACCGCTCCCACTTTACAATTTCTGAAATCATGCGAGAATTTAACATCTCTCGTTCGACAGCTATCAGAGATATCAGAGAAATTGAGGCGATGGGGATGCCACTTGTCGCTGAAGTTGGAAGGGATGGGGGCTATTTTGTCATGCACAACTCTGTCCTGCCCGATGTTCGCTTTACCGATAATGAGGTCAAAGCTCTTTTTATTGCCTTTATGGCCACAAGAAATCAACAACTCCCCTATTTAAAGAGTCGTCAGTCTTTAGCTGAAAAATTACTTGGCCTCATCTCACAAAACCAGCAAGATGATCTTGTTCTTTTAAATCAAATCTTGCTTTTTGCAGGGACCAATCCCAATAATCCCGATCTACTTGATCTGTCGGACCTCCCCCATCCCATGTTAGAAAAACTCATCCAAATTCTTCTTTTGGATAGATATATATTGGTTACCGTCGAAGAAGAGAAGATAATAAAGACTTATCCAATCTATCTTTTGCACCTTTATCATGAAAAAAGCGTTTGGCTGATAGAAGGCTTTGACTTAAAGGAAGAAAAGAAGCAGATTTTTCCTGTCGACCAACTCACTTATGTCAAACCCTACCCGGCGAAAAAAAGATTAAGTAAGAAAAAGATATTAGAAAAACTAAGTGAGCAGGAAGAAGTAAACAACCTTGTCCTTGAACTTGGTCCAAAAGCAATTGCCCAGTTTAAAAAATACCATCCATTAAAATCTTCAATTTCCTATACGAATCCTTACCAAACCACAGCCATTCTAAAGACTTATATCAATGTTAATAAGCCCGAAGAATTGAACGAAATAACAAATTGGCTACTTTTCCTAGGTGGGGATATCAAGGTCAGGGAAGTACCAGAAGAAGTCCTAGAAGTTATACAAGAGAGATTATGCTTATATCGGCTTTCATTGTTTTCTCGATAA